One Solanum lycopersicum chromosome 2, SLM_r2.1 genomic region harbors:
- the LOC101253040 gene encoding probable protein phosphatase 2C 78: MLSSCFGSCFGGDDGDDLLWHMDLKPHATGEYSVAVVQANSLLEDQGQVFTTPSATYVGVYDGHGGPQASRFINNNLFPQLQKLALEEGGLSEDVIRKAFDAIEEGFLRLVKQSWLDQPQIASAGSCCLFGAISKDELYVANLGDSRAVLGRRAETGQTGDSAVVVAERLSIDHNVGVEEVRKEVEALHPDDSHVVVYVRGVWRIKGIIQVSRSIGDVYLKKPEFNRDPMFIQYGYPIPLKRAVMSAEPSILIRKIRPEDLFLIFASDGLWDQLTDDEAKDIVLKNPRIGIAKRLVRAALEGAAEKKEMRYEDIKRLEKGERRHVHDDITVIVIYLDHPGRSSNSGINIVKGTNVPLDIYSLNSGH; encoded by the exons ATGTTAAGCTCCTGTTTTGGGAGCTGCTTTGGTGGGGACGATGGTGATGATCTTTTATGGCATATGGACTTGAAGCCACATGCCACAGGTGAATATTCTGTTGCTGTAGTTCAGGCCAATTCTTTGCTTGAAGATCAAGGTCAAGTTTTTACAACCCCTAGTGCTACTTATGTGGGTGTTTATGATGGTCATGGTGGCCCGCAAGCTTCTCGCTTCATCAACAACAATCTCTTCCCTCAACTACAAA AGCTGGCTTTGGAAGAAGGAGGATTGTCTGAGGACGTGATCAGGAAAGCATTTGATGCTATTGAGGAGGGATTCTTGCGTTTGGTGAAACAGTCTTGGCTGGATCAACCTCAGATTGCATCTGCAGGGTCTTGTTGTCTATTTGGAGCAATCTCAAAAGATGAATTGTATGTGGCAAATCTTGGGGACTCCAGGGCAGTGCTTGGCAGGAGAGCAGAGACAGGCCAGACGGGTGATTCAGCAGTAGTAGTGGCAGAACGTTTGTCGATAGATCATAATGTTGGGGTTGAGGAGGTTAGGAAGGAGGTAGAGGCACTGCATCCAGATGATTCTCATGTTGTGGTCTACGTTCGAGGGGTTTGGAGAATTAAGGGTATAATTCAG GTTTCTAGATCAATTGGTGATGTCTATCTGAAGAAACCTGAGTTTAATAGAGATCCTATGTTCATACAATATGGATATCCTATTCCTTTAAAAAGAGCTGTAATGTCAGCAGAGCCCTCCATATTGATCCGAAAGATAAGACCAGAAGacttatttttgatatttgCATCGGATGGCCTATGGGATCAACTAACCGATGACGAAGCTAAGGATATTGTTTTGAAGAATCCTAGAATT GGAATAGCAAAACGATTAGTGAGAGCTGCCCTTGAGGGTGCTGCagagaagaaagaaatgagATATGAGGACATCAAACGACTAGAGAAGGGGGAAAGGCGGCACGTTCATGATGATATCACAGTTATTGTGATATATTTGGATCACCCTGGAAGGTCCTCAAATTCTGGAATTAACATTGTTAAGGGCACGAATGTCCCTCTTGACATATACTCCTTGAACTCGGGTCATTAA
- the LOC101243860 gene encoding probable esterase KAI2, whose translation MGIGEEAHNVKVVGSGEKTIVLGHGFGTDQSVWKQLVPYLVDEYRVVLYDNMGAGPTNPDYFDFDRYSSLEGYAYDLISILEELQINRCMYLGHSLSAMTGVVASIFRPDLFSKLILVSASPRFINTDDYYGGFESEDIEQLCQAMESNYKAWVSGFAPLAVGGDMNSVAVQEFSRTLFNMRPDIALSVFRTVFTFDLRHYLSRVTVPCHIIQSSMDVAMPVTVSEYLHRNLGGKSIVEIISTEGHLPHLSAPEATIPVLLRHISHDITADASSS comes from the exons ATGGGAATCGGTGAAGAAGCTCACAACGTAAAAGTTGTAGGTTCAGGCGAAAAGACCATCGTACTGGGTCATGGCTTCGGCACCGATCAGTCTGTTTGGAAACAGCTTGTTCCTTACCTCGTTGATGAATATCGTGTTGTACTTTATGATAATATGGGTGCTGGACCGACAAATCCTGATTACTTCGATTTTGATCGATATTCTTCCCTTGAAGGTTATGCGTACGATTTAATTTCCATTTTGGAGGAACTTCAAATCAATCGTTGCATGTACTTAGGCCATTCCTTATCGGCTATGACTGGTGTTGTTGCTTCTATTTTTCGTCCCGATCTCTTTTCCAAACTCATTCTTGTATCAGCTTCCCCAAG GTTCATAAATACGGATGACTATTATGGAGGATTCGAATCGGAAGACATAGAACAACTATGTCAAGCAATGGAGTCGAACTACAAGGCATGGGTATCTGGTTTTGCGCCACTAGCGGTGGGAGGTGACATGAATTCCGTGGCAGTACAAGAATTCAGCAGGACATTATTCAACATGAGACCAGACATAGCACTCAGTGTTTTCCGCACTGTTTTCACGTTCGACCTAAGGCATTATCTGTCCCGTGTTACTGTCCCTTGCCATATCATACAGAGCTCAATGGATGTTGCAATGCCAGTGACTGTTTCTGAATATTTACACAGAAATTTAGGCGGAAAATCGATCGTAGAGATCATCTCAACAGAAGGTCATCTTCCACATTTGAGCGCACCTGAGGCTACTATCCCCGTATTGCTTCGACACATTTCACATGATATTACTGCTGATGCTTCTTCTAGTTAA